A genomic region of Leptospira terpstrae serovar Hualin str. LT 11-33 = ATCC 700639 contains the following coding sequences:
- a CDS encoding SpoIIE family protein phosphatase — translation MKKIFPDKILFLFFLSTLSFTNTLLSETPNDIGERIIQTKKFTYWIDPNSTVPIESVLKTGEFKTITEDFVNFGFLKGTLWLRLDPRDFPDPIKYPLLLIQAHNIDSVELFHKNDGKSYVVSKSGHNQPVFQREIPHRNFVFRIGHEKETILIAIRSEISLQFALVFTNQRNLQREDYITQWIYGLFFGSLGIIILYNLAIAFFVRDRNYFYYIGYVLFFGLGQLSLLGFWGYFFVPDSYFWKRIGIPVFFSICLFFFVLFTSNFLKLKARIPKVARFYHVLGIFSLLNAAVALFGGISQSSIGVSWLSVLICISLLIVLVWGIWKRLRSFYYFAVAFVLLLITCIVYGLLKFGILPSNPFLEEMLFPIASLADITLFAFALADRIQLLRQEKDMALAQVTSLRRERKISRDILMQSLPKTIPDVKNLQIQIYILPMKDVGGDFYEFFSPNPYEIGIVLCDVSGHGIPASLISAMGKVAFTTQKDNISSPKQVLEGMNRVLYGNCNPQYVTASYVYLNTSTKVWRFGRAGHPSAYLQRASGEIIKVHPKGKIIGVFPEIQIEETTYRVEPKDRILILSDGVLESFNPEGKMYGESGLLEFLRTNREIPNHLFKGKLIQDLESFSKTEIKEWDDDLTFIFLELV, via the coding sequence TTGAAAAAAATATTCCCGGACAAAATCCTTTTTCTATTTTTTCTCTCTACTCTATCCTTTACTAACACACTTCTTTCCGAAACACCCAATGACATTGGGGAACGAATTATCCAAACAAAAAAATTCACCTATTGGATTGATCCCAACTCAACTGTTCCCATTGAATCTGTTTTAAAAACTGGGGAATTTAAAACAATAACCGAGGACTTTGTAAACTTTGGTTTTCTGAAAGGAACTCTTTGGTTAAGGTTAGATCCAAGAGATTTCCCCGATCCAATCAAATACCCATTACTCCTCATCCAAGCACATAACATTGATTCTGTGGAGCTATTTCATAAAAATGATGGGAAGTCATATGTAGTATCCAAGTCCGGCCATAACCAACCTGTTTTCCAAAGAGAAATACCCCACAGAAATTTTGTCTTTCGGATTGGACATGAAAAAGAAACCATTCTCATTGCCATCCGTTCTGAAATTTCACTTCAGTTTGCTTTAGTTTTTACTAACCAAAGAAATCTCCAAAGAGAAGACTACATTACCCAATGGATTTACGGATTATTTTTTGGAAGTTTAGGTATCATCATTTTATACAATCTAGCAATTGCATTTTTTGTAAGAGATAGGAACTATTTTTATTATATTGGTTATGTTTTATTTTTTGGTCTCGGTCAACTTTCTCTTCTTGGTTTCTGGGGTTATTTTTTTGTTCCCGATTCTTATTTTTGGAAACGGATTGGTATCCCTGTATTTTTTAGTATCTGCCTTTTTTTCTTTGTTTTATTTACTTCTAATTTTTTAAAACTGAAAGCTCGAATTCCAAAAGTAGCTCGATTCTACCATGTATTAGGAATTTTTTCCTTACTGAATGCCGCAGTTGCATTGTTTGGTGGAATCTCTCAATCATCTATTGGTGTAAGTTGGCTTTCAGTTTTGATCTGTATCAGTTTACTGATCGTTCTTGTATGGGGAATTTGGAAGCGACTCCGTTCATTTTATTATTTTGCCGTAGCCTTTGTTTTATTACTCATTACTTGTATTGTTTATGGATTACTTAAATTTGGGATTCTCCCTTCCAATCCCTTTTTAGAAGAGATGTTATTTCCCATCGCTTCTCTTGCTGACATTACTTTGTTTGCATTCGCTTTGGCAGATCGAATTCAATTGTTACGCCAAGAAAAAGATATGGCCCTGGCCCAAGTCACAAGCCTCAGACGAGAAAGAAAGATTTCCAGGGACATCCTCATGCAGTCCCTTCCGAAAACTATTCCCGATGTTAAGAACTTACAAATTCAAATTTATATCTTACCAATGAAAGATGTGGGTGGAGATTTTTACGAATTCTTCTCACCAAACCCTTACGAAATAGGTATTGTACTTTGTGATGTTTCAGGCCATGGAATTCCAGCCTCGCTCATTTCTGCTATGGGAAAGGTTGCCTTTACAACTCAAAAAGATAATATTTCCTCTCCTAAACAAGTTTTAGAAGGAATGAATCGCGTGTTATACGGTAACTGTAATCCTCAATATGTAACGGCTTCCTATGTTTACCTTAATACATCAACTAAGGTATGGCGGTTTGGACGTGCAGGCCATCCTAGTGCTTACCTGCAAAGAGCAAGTGGCGAAATTATCAAGGTCCATCCCAAAGGAAAAATTATCGGAGTTTTTCCAGAAATCCAAATTGAAGAAACCACTTACCGGGTAGAACCGAAGGATCGTATCCTCATCCTAAGTGATGGAGTCTTGGAATCTTTTAATCCAGAAGGAAAAATGTATGGAGAGTCCGGGTTATTGGAATTTTTACGCACGAATCGCGAAATACCCAATCATTTATTCAAAGGAAAACTCATTCAAGATTTAGAGTCGTTTTCTAAAACAGAAATAAAAGAGTGGGACGACGACCTAACGTTTATTTTTCTGGAATTGGTATGA
- a CDS encoding class I SAM-dependent methyltransferase, whose amino-acid sequence MTKSYELLDSGDLSKLEIVGGYKLHRSSPTSAYGKETPGIWSDLHAQYIKNDSGSGHWNFQKKVPESFTIEFSNLTFKIKLTPFGHIGLFPEQETNWNRIREIGKKKQGLEVLNLFAYSGGSTLACLDAGMGVCHVDASKGMVDWARENAKLSGLDSKPVRWIVDDVMKFIRREIKRGKKYQGLILDPPSFGRGSKGEVWKIEENLPELMDALMELSDSKPEFVILSCHSQGFSPLTLERILSSRIKTKGTYQTSELFIPERSGKKYPAGFCTFFTK is encoded by the coding sequence ATGACAAAAAGTTACGAACTCTTGGATTCAGGTGATCTATCCAAATTGGAAATTGTAGGTGGTTACAAACTCCATCGTTCTTCCCCTACATCAGCTTACGGAAAGGAAACTCCAGGGATTTGGAGCGACCTCCATGCGCAGTACATTAAAAATGATTCAGGCTCTGGTCATTGGAATTTTCAAAAGAAAGTTCCCGAAAGTTTTACCATTGAATTTTCTAATCTTACCTTTAAAATTAAACTTACCCCATTTGGTCATATTGGACTTTTTCCAGAACAAGAAACCAATTGGAATCGAATCCGTGAAATTGGAAAAAAGAAACAAGGCCTCGAAGTTTTAAATCTGTTTGCTTATTCAGGAGGATCCACTCTCGCCTGTTTGGATGCGGGTATGGGTGTTTGTCATGTTGATGCTTCAAAAGGTATGGTAGACTGGGCACGCGAAAACGCAAAACTTTCAGGACTCGATTCTAAACCTGTGCGATGGATTGTGGATGATGTAATGAAGTTCATTCGTCGGGAAATCAAACGCGGAAAAAAATACCAAGGCCTCATTCTCGATCCACCCAGTTTCGGTCGTGGTTCTAAAGGAGAAGTTTGGAAAATTGAAGAGAACTTACCTGAACTTATGGATGCCCTTATGGAACTGTCGGATTCCAAACCAGAATTTGTCATTCTCAGTTGCCATAGCCAAGGTTTTAGTCCCCTTACATTAGAAAGGATTTTGTCTTCAAGAATCAAAACCAAAGGTACTTACCAAACCTCTGAGTTATTCATTCCAGAAAGATCGGGGAAAAAATATCCTGCGGGATTCTGTACTTTCTTCACTAAATAA
- a CDS encoding TrmH family RNA methyltransferase has protein sequence MPNRRQYITSFSNPKVKWVAGLKEKRNRDEEKKFFIEGYREIKKAIASNPSSPIPCLPVNITSLFISPECFLGENEEQLIQSVHCPVFELPRKIFEKISYRDRPDGLIAVAETPDAFVPWDKIKSLETNPVLIIEGVEKPGNLGTILRTAEGAGVGLVIVTDSRIDLFNPNVVRASTGTIFTLPVYIGELNEVLTEFHKKGYKRYAVTPEGKTLYTSVNMKEKSIFLFGSEQYGLSADAKKLSDDTLYLPMLGEADSLNLAMSCGIVLYESIRQRNQ, from the coding sequence ATGCCAAATCGAAGACAATACATCACCAGTTTTTCCAACCCAAAGGTCAAATGGGTAGCGGGACTTAAAGAAAAAAGAAACCGCGATGAAGAAAAAAAATTCTTCATTGAAGGGTATAGGGAAATCAAAAAAGCCATTGCCAGTAACCCCTCTTCACCTATCCCTTGTTTGCCGGTCAATATCACCAGTTTATTTATCTCGCCTGAATGTTTTTTAGGTGAAAATGAAGAACAATTGATTCAGTCGGTCCATTGTCCTGTGTTTGAACTACCTCGTAAAATTTTTGAAAAAATTTCTTACAGGGATAGGCCCGACGGACTCATCGCTGTAGCGGAAACTCCCGATGCCTTTGTACCTTGGGATAAAATAAAATCCTTGGAAACAAACCCTGTGCTTATCATTGAAGGTGTGGAAAAACCAGGAAACCTTGGTACCATTTTACGCACTGCCGAAGGTGCAGGGGTGGGTCTTGTGATAGTCACCGATTCGCGGATTGATCTATTTAACCCTAATGTGGTTCGTGCAAGTACAGGTACCATCTTTACTTTGCCAGTTTATATTGGTGAATTAAACGAAGTTCTCACAGAGTTCCATAAAAAAGGATACAAACGTTACGCGGTGACACCAGAAGGAAAAACACTGTATACTTCTGTAAATATGAAAGAAAAATCAATTTTCCTTTTTGGAAGTGAACAGTATGGACTCAGTGCTGATGCCAAAAAACTTTCAGACGATACTCTCTACTTACCCATGCTAGGAGAAGCAGATTCTCTCAACTTAGCGATGTCATGTGGAATTGTATTGTATGAATCCATCCGACAAAGAAACCAATGA
- a CDS encoding DUF342 domain-containing protein, producing MPGPDSYTDRILQDLEASENGYFQIENSAGKAVLKITKPGPKGKKVDYKDVLARVQLFGVEGYQPDQIKKVVALAEDKPVEIGTWSKGDPVNSYADITISEDHMEAKMVLHPPKHGGALLSEYQLREQIASVGISVGIIDSVIQNQVKNPDFFIPYTIAKGYPPVPGKDGEIKIYFRSDNKPQLEEDEHGRIDYKNIAVIQSVKPGDLIAERIPPKKGEFGKTVNGSMIPYQEEKTIDWNLGPNVELKGDKLYAKIAGRPVLSAAWEIKVDEVIQLEAVDYSTGNIDFPGTIIVEEKIGDGFSLTTSGSIIIRNSVGKAFLKAKGDIVLSGGFMGRGEGYIESEGNIYAKFVEQGKLTAQGSIFVEEAVMHSELSAKDFIRVVGGRGEVIGGTVIAGNSLTCAKLGAVVETKTKVAIGTPPELLDELNRMKKEIADKEITLHKVQLTLTKLVEKSQKKELTIEEKETIAKLKDANEKFTKVLEAQSKQFETALGSYEPNPEAFVDVEREVFPGVDLSFGAGKNYRMGINSLVGKTHFYLGTDGSIQTDRTVIRKED from the coding sequence ATGCCAGGCCCAGACTCCTATACAGACAGAATCCTTCAAGATTTAGAAGCCTCAGAAAACGGATACTTCCAAATCGAAAACTCCGCTGGCAAAGCCGTATTAAAAATTACGAAACCGGGACCCAAAGGGAAAAAAGTCGATTACAAAGATGTACTGGCGCGAGTGCAACTTTTTGGAGTTGAAGGTTACCAACCAGATCAGATCAAAAAAGTTGTTGCTCTTGCCGAAGATAAACCTGTTGAAATTGGAACTTGGTCAAAAGGTGATCCTGTAAACTCCTATGCTGATATAACCATATCCGAAGATCATATGGAAGCGAAAATGGTTCTCCATCCTCCCAAACATGGAGGGGCCCTTCTCAGTGAATACCAGTTACGTGAGCAAATTGCTTCTGTAGGAATTTCTGTTGGTATCATTGACTCAGTGATACAAAATCAAGTGAAAAATCCTGATTTTTTTATTCCCTATACGATCGCCAAAGGTTATCCACCAGTTCCAGGAAAAGATGGGGAAATAAAAATCTACTTTCGCTCCGACAACAAACCCCAGTTAGAAGAAGATGAACATGGACGTATCGATTACAAAAACATTGCTGTCATTCAATCAGTAAAACCAGGTGATTTAATTGCCGAACGAATCCCTCCCAAAAAAGGAGAGTTCGGAAAAACTGTCAATGGATCCATGATCCCTTACCAAGAAGAAAAAACGATCGACTGGAACCTGGGACCAAACGTGGAATTGAAAGGGGACAAACTGTACGCTAAAATTGCAGGGCGACCCGTTCTATCAGCAGCTTGGGAAATCAAAGTGGATGAAGTGATCCAATTAGAAGCTGTAGATTATTCTACAGGAAACATTGACTTCCCTGGAACCATAATCGTTGAAGAAAAAATCGGAGACGGGTTTTCCTTAACTACAAGTGGAAGTATCATCATTCGAAATTCAGTGGGAAAAGCTTTCCTAAAAGCCAAAGGTGACATTGTTTTGTCAGGTGGGTTTATGGGAAGAGGTGAAGGTTATATAGAATCAGAAGGTAATATCTACGCAAAATTTGTAGAACAAGGCAAACTTACTGCCCAAGGAAGTATCTTTGTAGAAGAAGCTGTCATGCATTCTGAACTTTCTGCAAAAGATTTTATTCGAGTTGTTGGAGGCCGAGGAGAAGTCATTGGGGGAACAGTCATTGCAGGAAACTCACTCACTTGTGCCAAACTCGGTGCGGTTGTTGAAACCAAAACCAAAGTAGCCATAGGAACTCCACCAGAATTACTGGATGAACTCAATCGGATGAAAAAGGAAATTGCGGATAAAGAAATCACCCTCCACAAAGTTCAACTCACACTCACAAAACTTGTAGAGAAAAGTCAGAAAAAAGAACTGACTATCGAAGAAAAAGAAACCATTGCAAAACTAAAAGATGCGAACGAAAAATTTACAAAGGTTTTAGAAGCACAAAGTAAACAATTCGAAACTGCCCTTGGTTCATACGAACCAAATCCAGAAGCATTTGTAGATGTAGAAAGAGAAGTGTTTCCTGGAGTAGATTTAAGTTTTGGTGCCGGAAAAAACTATCGAATGGGAATTAATTCCTTAGTAGGAAAAACTCATTTTTATTTGGGAACTGACGGTAGTATTCAAACCGATAGAACCGTCATCCGCAAAGAAGACTAA
- a CDS encoding LA_1326/LA_4305 family lipoprotein gives MKLYRIFSLFLFTMILNSCATGVKSRALLFRSNEFAIYTVSRDKISLKSETAVSKTFAHPVELTEDKVLDLLGNIRFREESSYGDVNQYVFEEKEIKEFALDLVDGLQKLKPDQLLLVISKYNPVKSVVSHYSRTGFYIWSTDTSIEILFGELQKEITYDEQGNYYDWSNIPDIPFEHFPQSTYILQGQGFSFKKVSGFRNKHWLVFDKADLTKLKFEKRKKTTIPEVAKSVDADLKSEKKISKDEEEGILNEE, from the coding sequence ATGAAACTCTACCGAATTTTCTCTCTTTTCCTATTTACCATGATTCTTAACTCCTGTGCCACTGGTGTTAAGAGTCGCGCTCTACTATTTCGTAGTAATGAGTTTGCGATTTACACTGTATCTCGCGATAAAATCAGCTTAAAGTCTGAAACTGCTGTTTCAAAAACTTTTGCCCATCCTGTGGAACTAACAGAAGATAAAGTTTTGGATTTACTTGGGAACATTCGTTTTCGGGAAGAAAGTTCTTACGGTGATGTAAACCAATATGTTTTTGAAGAAAAGGAAATCAAAGAATTTGCTTTGGATCTAGTCGATGGTTTACAAAAACTAAAGCCAGACCAGCTACTGCTTGTTATCTCAAAGTACAACCCAGTAAAGTCTGTTGTTTCTCATTATTCTAGGACTGGATTTTATATTTGGTCAACTGACACATCTATTGAAATTTTATTTGGAGAACTCCAAAAAGAAATTACTTACGATGAACAAGGGAATTATTACGACTGGTCCAATATACCCGACATTCCTTTCGAACATTTTCCTCAATCAACCTATATATTACAGGGCCAAGGATTTTCCTTTAAAAAGGTTTCTGGTTTCCGCAATAAACATTGGTTAGTTTTTGATAAAGCCGATTTGACAAAGTTAAAATTTGAGAAAAGAAAGAAAACCACTATCCCTGAGGTGGCAAAATCGGTTGATGCAGACCTTAAATCTGAAAAGAAAATATCAAAAGATGAAGAAGAGGGAATACTAAACGAAGAATAA
- a CDS encoding STAS domain-containing protein: MENSREFYQEFEKAIESQNFGKLTMDFHSVKFLDSSGIGAVIKASSALHNRGVEIFVTNLNKNLNSVFRLSGLNHILSILTLDEYLSKFPEFQKTLEV; this comes from the coding sequence ATGGAAAACTCAAGAGAGTTTTACCAAGAATTTGAGAAGGCAATAGAAAGTCAGAATTTTGGAAAATTGACAATGGATTTCCATTCTGTAAAGTTTCTGGATTCTAGTGGGATTGGAGCCGTAATCAAAGCATCTTCAGCTCTCCACAACCGTGGTGTAGAAATCTTCGTTACCAATTTGAATAAAAATCTTAACTCTGTATTCCGTCTTTCTGGACTCAATCATATCCTTTCCATTTTGACATTGGATGAATACCTTTCCAAATTTCCAGAGTTTCAAAAAACTCTAGAGGTATAA
- a CDS encoding pentapeptide repeat-containing protein — protein sequence MTVMDFARYKEINDQRMNYREMDDATVVSYYRNTGCGDGYRIYLKLNDQSVVEDASYTTTGCGFGIVALAMATEYAKGKSLLELKNLTPETLETLFEFPERRKNYPESAVAALKKAVEDYESGQGVPKENRITKSQTMELLHNQGHLRDAKLSSVMLEKEKLDGVDFSGADLHNAFLQNSSFVGANFQGANLKASFFNGADLRNANFRGADLRFAKLASAKIEGADFTDAIYDIGTRVDHSQMYIFEVMKKAGKDLYLKTEGGE from the coding sequence ATGACAGTAATGGACTTTGCTCGCTACAAAGAAATCAACGACCAAAGGATGAATTACCGTGAGATGGACGATGCTACCGTCGTCTCTTACTACCGCAACACAGGTTGCGGAGACGGATATCGCATCTACTTAAAGTTAAATGACCAGTCTGTTGTGGAAGACGCAAGTTACACTACAACAGGATGTGGTTTTGGTATCGTGGCTCTTGCCATGGCTACCGAATACGCCAAAGGGAAATCTCTTCTCGAACTTAAAAACCTAACTCCTGAAACTTTAGAAACTCTGTTTGAGTTTCCTGAAAGAAGAAAGAACTATCCAGAATCTGCAGTGGCTGCTCTCAAAAAAGCGGTCGAAGATTATGAATCTGGACAAGGGGTTCCAAAAGAAAACCGAATTACAAAATCTCAAACGATGGAACTCCTTCACAACCAAGGCCATCTGCGCGATGCTAAGTTATCCAGTGTTATGTTGGAAAAAGAAAAATTAGATGGGGTGGATTTTTCGGGAGCGGACCTTCACAATGCCTTTCTTCAAAACTCTAGTTTTGTGGGAGCCAACTTCCAAGGAGCCAACTTGAAAGCTTCTTTTTTTAATGGAGCCGACCTTAGAAACGCCAACTTCCGTGGTGCAGACTTACGTTTTGCCAAACTTGCCTCTGCCAAAATTGAAGGTGCTGATTTTACCGATGCCATTTATGATATTGGAACTCGAGTGGATCATAGCCAAATGTACATCTTTGAAGTGATGAAAAAGGCCGGTAAAGACCTCTATTTAAAAACAGAGGGTGGGGAATGA
- the rpmE gene encoding 50S ribosomal protein L31 has product MKTDIHPKYVAAKIKCACGTVIETRSTAGDISVEICSNCHPFFTGKSKLVDTTGRVDKFKKKYKMK; this is encoded by the coding sequence ATGAAAACTGACATACATCCAAAATACGTTGCTGCTAAAATCAAATGTGCTTGTGGTACTGTGATCGAAACAAGATCCACTGCCGGAGATATCAGTGTGGAAATTTGTTCCAACTGCCATCCATTCTTTACTGGAAAATCCAAACTAGTGGATACAACCGGTCGAGTTGACAAGTTCAAGAAAAAATACAAAATGAAGTAA
- the rho gene encoding transcription termination factor Rho has protein sequence MASRKQDEIQINPPEDQTEYTNGIMDQEDGSEPPKQFKKKKGRYEGPIPPPLDLVELKKKNINELADLAKGLGVENTHGLKKQNLMFALLQAQTEKDGQVHAAGVMERLPDGYGFLRSPDYNYVPGPDDIYVSPSQIKLFGLRTGDTVTGLIRPPKEAERFFAMLRVESINGFPVEVAQKRNLFDNLTPLYPDERINMEFDPSHLDTRIIDLMCPIGKGQRALIVAPPRTGKTVLMQSIANAITRNHPEIFLIVLLIDERPEEVTDMARHVKGEVVSSTFDEPAQRHVQVAEMVIEKAKRLVEHGKDVVILLDSITRLARAYNQVVPTSGKILSGGVDSNALHKPKRFFGAARNIEEGGSLTIIATALIDTGSRMDEVIFEEFKGTGNMEIHLDRKLADKRIFPAIDINRSGTRKEELLLPQDTLTRVFILRKVLSPMSITESMELLIEKMRGAKTNDQFLASMNTN, from the coding sequence ATGGCATCACGCAAACAAGACGAAATCCAAATTAATCCCCCCGAAGACCAAACCGAATATACAAACGGCATCATGGACCAAGAAGATGGTTCTGAACCACCAAAACAATTTAAGAAGAAAAAGGGAAGATACGAAGGTCCCATTCCACCTCCACTTGATTTAGTAGAACTCAAGAAAAAAAACATCAATGAACTAGCAGACCTTGCCAAAGGATTGGGAGTGGAAAACACTCATGGTTTAAAGAAACAAAATTTGATGTTTGCTCTTCTCCAAGCACAAACGGAAAAAGACGGTCAGGTGCATGCAGCCGGAGTTATGGAAAGACTGCCTGATGGTTATGGTTTCCTCCGATCACCTGACTACAATTATGTGCCAGGTCCAGATGATATTTATGTTTCTCCTTCACAAATTAAACTTTTTGGTCTTCGTACTGGAGATACAGTTACAGGACTCATCCGACCTCCCAAAGAAGCAGAACGATTTTTTGCTATGCTTCGAGTGGAATCCATTAATGGATTTCCGGTTGAGGTTGCTCAAAAAAGAAATTTATTTGATAACTTAACTCCACTTTATCCAGATGAAAGAATCAATATGGAGTTTGATCCAAGCCATTTGGACACTCGTATTATTGATCTTATGTGTCCGATTGGAAAAGGGCAAAGGGCTTTGATTGTAGCGCCACCAAGAACAGGTAAAACGGTTCTTATGCAGTCCATTGCGAATGCAATCACTCGTAACCACCCAGAAATTTTTCTTATTGTCCTTCTGATTGATGAACGTCCGGAAGAAGTAACCGACATGGCTCGCCATGTAAAAGGAGAAGTGGTAAGTTCTACTTTCGATGAACCAGCACAACGTCACGTCCAAGTGGCTGAGATGGTCATCGAAAAAGCAAAACGACTTGTGGAACATGGAAAGGATGTAGTCATCCTTCTAGACTCCATCACAAGACTTGCGAGAGCTTACAACCAAGTAGTTCCCACATCAGGAAAGATCCTTTCTGGTGGTGTGGATTCCAACGCCCTACACAAACCAAAACGTTTTTTTGGAGCGGCTCGGAATATTGAAGAGGGTGGGTCACTGACCATCATTGCTACAGCTCTCATTGATACCGGTTCCCGAATGGATGAGGTGATTTTTGAGGAATTTAAGGGAACGGGAAATATGGAAATCCATTTGGACAGAAAACTAGCTGACAAACGAATTTTCCCTGCCATTGACATCAACCGCTCAGGAACCAGGAAAGAGGAACTCCTCCTTCCGCAGGACACTCTCACTCGAGTTTTTATCCTCCGAAAAGTACTTTCTCCCATGAGTATCACCGAAAGTATGGAACTATTGATTGAAAAAATGCGCGGCGCGAAGACTAACGACCAATTCCTCGCCAGCATGAATACGAACTAA